In Clarias gariepinus isolate MV-2021 ecotype Netherlands chromosome 9, CGAR_prim_01v2, whole genome shotgun sequence, a single window of DNA contains:
- the sypb gene encoding synaptophysin b, translated as MDVVNQLVATGQFTVIKQPLGFIKILQWFFAIFAFSTCGSYSGVFRMSVECKNRSESDLDIDVEFEYPFRLHQVWFDAPTCKGPERIRLFLEGDYSSSAEFFVTVGVFSFLYSMGALAIYIFRLEKYREGNRGAQIDFVITAIFTFFWLVSSSAWAKGLSDVKEATDPDEVIKFIPACRHEENKCKEVHEPIVSGLNTSVAFGFCNLVLWAGNLWFVFKETGWLGAVAGTYVPSGAKQPAPDSYGQAGYGQDPYAGSQGGYQPDYGQQAGGYEGGSYNQGGYDQGGPTSFSNEI; from the exons TTTTTTGCCATCTTTGCGTTCTCAACCTGCGGCTCTTACTCCGGAGTCTTCCGCATGAGTGTAGAGTGTAAGAACCGTTCAGAAAGTGACCTGGATATTGATGTTGAGTTCGAATACCCATTCAG ACTCCATCAAGTGTGGTTCGATGCGCCCACATGTAAAGGTCCTGAGCGGATTCGGCTGTTCCTCGAAGGTGACTACTCTTCCTCGGCTGAGTTCTTCGTCACTGTTGGTGTTTTCTCCTTCCTCTACTCTATGGGAGCTCTGGCCATCTATATCTTCCGCCTTGAGAAATACCGCGAGGGAAACCGTGGTGCACAGATC GATTTTGTGATCACGGCTATTTTCACCTTCTTTTGGTTGGTAAGCTCATCAGCATGGGCTAAAGGCCTCTCGGATGTTAAGGAAGCCACCGACCCTGATGAGGTCATCAAGTTCATACCAGCCTGTCGGCATGAGGAGAACAAATGCAAAGAAGTGCACGAACCCATTGTGTCTGGCCTAAACACCTCTGTG GCGTTTGGGTTCTGTAACCTGGTGCTATGGGCAGGGAACCTCTGGTTTGTGTTTAAAGAGACTGGTTGGCTTGGTGCTGTTGCTGGCACCTATGTGCCCTCTGGAGCGAAACAGCCAGCACCAGACTCCTATGGCCAGG CGGGTTATGGTCAGGACCCTTACGCTGGCTCTCAGGGTGGGTATCAACCAGACTACGGGCAACAAGCAGGAGGATACGAGGGAGGAAGCTACAACCAGGGGGGATATGATCAGGGTGGACCGACCTCCTTCTCTaatgaaatatga